A single region of the Erythrobacter sp. HL-111 genome encodes:
- a CDS encoding DUF1467 family protein: MQWTSILAIYFLVWIATAFVMLPFGVRTADEAGVDKVPGQAESAPVNFRPGRLALRATVLAAVLTGIYVLNYEQGWITAADLDLMPEPPADLQR; encoded by the coding sequence ATGCAATGGACCTCGATCCTCGCGATCTACTTCCTCGTCTGGATCGCCACCGCCTTCGTGATGCTGCCCTTCGGCGTGCGGACCGCGGACGAGGCGGGGGTCGACAAGGTGCCCGGCCAGGCGGAGAGCGCGCCGGTCAATTTCCGCCCCGGCCGGCTCGCCCTGCGCGCGACGGTGCTCGCCGCCGTGCTGACGGGCATCTATGTCCTCAATTACGAGCAGGGTTGGATCACCGCGGCGGACCTCGACCTGATGCCCGAACCGCCGGCCGACCTGCAGCGCTAG
- a CDS encoding ribonuclease J encodes MDKNYTPQDELLFLALGGSGEIGMNVNLYGCNGKWLMVDLGMTFSGGEYPGVDLVFADLEFIEDRRRDLLGIVLTHAHEDHIGAVPYFAGDLGVPLYATPFTADLVARKLEEAGLLGEVELNIIEEDHGRIELGPFAVTYVPLAHSIAEGNALLIDTPHGRVFHTGDWKLDEDPIIGEPTTQEELRAIGDEGVLALVCDSTNVFNPNPSGSEGAVHKALMEEVARHKGRRVLVTTFASNVARLQTLGEVARETGRQVCIAGRSLDRIIEVAQDNGYLEDFPDTVDFDTAMGLPRGEVLILATGGQGEPRAALSRIAEGNHPIELASGDVVLFSSRQIPGNEIAIGKVQNQLAARGVEMVTDRQSLIHVSGHPGRPELEALYSWLRPEVLVPVHGEMKHMAEQVRLGKQCRIPRAVLQSNGDIVRLAPGEPGRLAQVRHGRLVLDGDIIAPSDGEAVVMRRRIAQEGVVIVVLVPGETPLIEAIGLPLDEDMDDFVAEAQQDILAAVGRLKGRDARDLAAIHEAARLAARRAAQRWSGKRPQVRVLMPGA; translated from the coding sequence GTGGACAAGAACTACACCCCGCAAGACGAACTGCTTTTCCTCGCGCTCGGCGGATCGGGCGAAATCGGGATGAACGTCAACCTCTACGGCTGCAATGGCAAGTGGTTGATGGTCGATCTCGGCATGACCTTCTCGGGCGGCGAATACCCGGGCGTCGACCTTGTCTTCGCCGATCTCGAATTCATCGAGGACCGCCGCCGCGATCTCCTCGGCATCGTGCTCACCCATGCCCACGAGGACCATATCGGCGCCGTCCCCTATTTCGCGGGCGATCTCGGCGTGCCGCTCTACGCGACGCCCTTCACCGCGGATCTCGTCGCGCGCAAGCTGGAGGAAGCGGGCCTGCTGGGCGAGGTCGAGCTCAACATCATCGAGGAGGACCACGGGCGGATCGAGCTCGGGCCTTTCGCCGTCACCTATGTCCCGCTCGCGCATTCCATCGCCGAGGGCAACGCGCTGCTGATCGACACGCCGCACGGGCGCGTGTTCCACACCGGCGACTGGAAGCTCGACGAGGACCCGATCATCGGCGAGCCCACCACCCAGGAGGAACTGCGCGCGATCGGTGACGAGGGCGTGCTCGCGCTGGTGTGCGATTCCACCAATGTCTTCAACCCGAACCCCTCGGGCTCGGAAGGCGCGGTGCACAAGGCCCTGATGGAGGAAGTCGCCCGGCACAAGGGCAGGCGGGTGCTCGTCACCACCTTCGCCAGCAATGTCGCCCGCCTCCAGACCCTGGGCGAAGTCGCGCGCGAGACCGGGCGGCAGGTATGCATCGCAGGCCGCTCGCTCGACCGCATCATCGAGGTCGCGCAGGACAACGGCTATCTCGAGGACTTCCCGGACACGGTCGATTTCGACACGGCGATGGGCCTGCCGCGCGGTGAGGTGCTGATCCTCGCCACCGGCGGGCAGGGCGAACCGCGCGCCGCTCTGTCCCGGATCGCGGAAGGCAACCACCCGATCGAACTCGCGAGCGGAGACGTCGTGCTGTTCTCCTCGCGCCAGATACCGGGCAACGAGATCGCGATCGGAAAGGTCCAGAACCAGCTCGCCGCGCGCGGGGTCGAAATGGTCACCGACCGGCAGAGCCTGATCCATGTCTCGGGCCATCCGGGCCGGCCCGAACTCGAGGCGCTCTATTCGTGGCTGCGCCCGGAGGTTCTCGTCCCCGTCCACGGCGAGATGAAGCACATGGCCGAACAGGTGCGGCTCGGGAAGCAATGCCGGATCCCGCGCGCCGTGCTCCAGTCGAACGGCGACATCGTCCGCCTTGCCCCCGGCGAACCCGGACGCCTCGCGCAGGTGCGCCACGGGCGGCTCGTGCTGGACGGGGACATCATCGCGCCCTCTGATGGCGAGGCGGTCGTCATGCGGCGCCGGATCGCACAGGAAGGCGTGGTGATCGTCGTCCTCGTTCCCGGCGAAACCCCGCTGATCGAGGCGATCGGCCTGCCGCTCGACGAGGACATGGACGATTTCGTCGCCGAGGCGCAGCAGGACATCCTCGCTGCGGTCGGCAGGCTAAAGGGCAGGGACGCGCGCGATCTGGCCGCGATCCACGAGGCCGCGCGCCTCGCCGCCCGCCGCGCGGCGCAGCGCTGGTCCGGCAAGCGCCCGCAGGTCCGCGTGCTGATGCCGGGGGCCTGA
- a CDS encoding type III pantothenate kinase, with product MLLAADVGNTNVVFALFEGDGETQKVRARWRIATDPRRTGDEYAVWLLQLLKIEGIGRSDITRIIFASVVPRADHNLTVLAQKYFGITPLVAGQGAARWRFEIDVDQPSSLGADRALNILAAHHKYGGDLIVVDFGTATKFEAIDFNGTYKGGSIAPGINLSLDALVGKTAKLPRIAIRAPETTSVIGRNTEDQMLIGVFWGYVAMMEGIIERMRAEIGRPAKVVATGGLAILFDEATSIFDHVDADLTIEGLGILARQAAQG from the coding sequence ATGCTGCTCGCCGCCGATGTCGGGAACACCAATGTCGTCTTCGCCCTGTTCGAGGGCGACGGCGAAACGCAGAAGGTCCGTGCGCGCTGGCGTATCGCGACCGATCCGCGCCGCACCGGCGACGAATACGCGGTCTGGCTGCTCCAGCTGCTCAAGATCGAGGGCATCGGACGCTCCGACATCACCCGGATCATCTTCGCTTCCGTCGTCCCGCGCGCGGACCACAACCTCACCGTCCTCGCCCAGAAATATTTCGGGATTACTCCGCTCGTCGCCGGGCAGGGCGCGGCGCGCTGGCGGTTCGAGATCGATGTCGACCAGCCCAGCTCGCTGGGGGCGGACCGTGCGCTCAACATCCTTGCCGCGCATCACAAGTATGGCGGCGATCTCATCGTGGTCGATTTCGGCACCGCGACCAAGTTCGAGGCGATCGACTTCAACGGCACCTACAAGGGCGGCTCGATCGCGCCGGGGATCAACCTGTCGCTCGACGCATTGGTCGGTAAGACGGCGAAGCTGCCGCGCATCGCGATCCGCGCGCCCGAAACCACCAGCGTGATCGGGCGCAACACCGAGGACCAGATGCTGATCGGCGTCTTCTGGGGTTATGTCGCGATGATGGAAGGGATCATCGAGCGGATGCGCGCCGAAATCGGCCGCCCGGCCAAGGTCGTCGCCACCGGGGGCCTCGCCATCCTGTTCGACGAGGCGACCTCGATCTTCGACCATGTCGATGCCGACCTGACGATCGAGGGCCTCGGAATACTCGCCCGGCAGGCGGCGCAGGGCTGA
- a CDS encoding biotin--[acetyl-CoA-carboxylase] ligase has translation MTSAPSLRIVEETGSTNADLVASVRAGRAPGEGEWLVARRQSAGRGRQGRHWFDGSGNFMGSSIVLPLEGDPPPASLSFVAALAVHDAAAEALRERAGLALKWPNDVLLDGGKLSGILLEMVRHRVIVGIGVNLARAPDLPDRRTAALADHGAVPEVETFARSLAAAFAARLAEWRAEGLSVTLQRFLAASIHAPGAPLRVHDGEGEPIEGRFAGLETGDGALRLRLADGSERVIRAGDVD, from the coding sequence TTGACCAGCGCGCCCAGCCTTCGCATCGTCGAGGAGACGGGATCGACCAACGCCGATCTCGTCGCATCGGTCCGCGCGGGCCGTGCGCCGGGTGAGGGCGAATGGCTCGTCGCGCGCCGCCAGAGCGCCGGGCGCGGGCGGCAGGGGCGGCACTGGTTCGACGGGTCGGGCAATTTCATGGGCTCGAGCATCGTCCTCCCCCTCGAGGGCGATCCGCCGCCCGCCTCGCTCAGCTTCGTCGCCGCCCTGGCGGTCCACGATGCCGCCGCCGAGGCCTTGCGCGAGAGGGCAGGGCTCGCGCTCAAGTGGCCCAACGACGTGCTGCTCGACGGGGGCAAGCTGTCGGGCATCCTGCTCGAAATGGTGCGGCATCGCGTGATCGTCGGGATCGGCGTGAACCTCGCCCGCGCGCCGGACCTCCCGGACCGCCGGACCGCGGCGCTTGCCGATCACGGGGCGGTTCCGGAGGTGGAAACCTTCGCCCGCAGCCTCGCGGCGGCCTTCGCCGCGCGCCTCGCCGAATGGCGCGCCGAAGGGCTTTCCGTGACGCTCCAGCGCTTCCTCGCCGCCTCGATCCACGCCCCCGGCGCACCGCTGCGCGTCCACGACGGCGAGGGCGAGCCGATCGAGGGCCGCTTCGCCGGGCTGGAGACCGGCGACGGGGCGCTGCGTCTGCGCTTGGCGGACGGCTCCGAACGTGTCATTCGCGCGGGCGACGTGGACTAA
- the nuoN gene encoding NADH-quinone oxidoreductase subunit NuoN produces MDFPASFALIAPELVLTGTGLVLLLAAAWAGDKSARSITILAATGLFGAGFLLVPGLHTGIDGPETLAFGGLLKIDSFALFAKALIYLAAIACLMVAPRFFDSEAAGLDRGMRAEYPVLVIFAVLGMSIMVSANDFMSLYLGLELNSLSAYVLAAILKRNAHSGEAGLKYFVLGALASGILLYGMSLLYGFTGGTSFDTVRAGLIGELAYGPLFGLTFVLAGLAFKISAVPFHMWTPDVYEGAPTPVTAFFSTAPKVAAIGLTARVVFDVFGGQVLAWQQIVMFAALASIIFGALGAIGQENLKRLLAYSSINNVGFILLGLAVASEAGASAMLVYLFIYVAMSLGSFVALLMLRSEEGGLYETFGDIRGLSVTQPAIAWCLLIFMFSLAGIPPLLGFYSKFVVFQATVDAGLVAFGAIAIAASVIGAFYYIKFVKVMFFDEPVGLVTGKSGGGHWALLFLTAALLSPLGYLLTPSLSDLADKAAASLFFAV; encoded by the coding sequence ATGGACTTTCCCGCAAGCTTCGCGCTGATCGCGCCCGAACTGGTGCTGACCGGCACCGGCCTCGTCCTGCTGCTCGCGGCGGCCTGGGCGGGCGACAAGTCCGCGCGCAGCATCACCATACTTGCCGCGACCGGCCTGTTCGGGGCGGGCTTTCTGCTCGTGCCGGGGCTTCACACCGGCATCGACGGGCCCGAAACGCTGGCTTTCGGCGGCCTTCTCAAGATCGACAGCTTCGCGCTGTTCGCCAAGGCGCTGATCTATCTCGCCGCGATCGCGTGCCTGATGGTCGCGCCGCGCTTCTTCGACAGCGAGGCGGCCGGTCTCGACCGGGGGATGCGTGCGGAATATCCGGTGCTGGTGATCTTCGCCGTGCTCGGCATGAGCATCATGGTCTCGGCGAACGATTTCATGTCGCTATATCTCGGGCTCGAACTCAACAGCCTGTCGGCCTATGTCCTTGCCGCGATCCTCAAGCGCAACGCGCATTCGGGCGAGGCGGGGCTCAAGTATTTCGTCCTGGGCGCGCTCGCCTCGGGCATCCTGCTCTACGGGATGAGCCTGCTTTACGGGTTCACCGGCGGCACCAGTTTCGACACGGTGCGCGCCGGCCTCATCGGCGAACTTGCCTATGGCCCGCTGTTCGGCCTGACCTTCGTGCTCGCCGGGCTGGCCTTCAAGATTTCGGCCGTGCCGTTCCATATGTGGACGCCCGACGTCTACGAAGGCGCGCCGACGCCGGTGACCGCGTTCTTCTCGACCGCGCCCAAGGTCGCCGCGATCGGCCTCACCGCGCGGGTCGTGTTCGACGTGTTCGGCGGCCAGGTCCTCGCCTGGCAGCAGATCGTCATGTTCGCTGCGCTTGCCTCGATCATTTTCGGCGCGCTGGGCGCGATCGGTCAGGAGAACCTCAAGCGCCTGCTGGCCTATTCCTCGATCAACAATGTCGGCTTCATCCTGCTCGGCCTCGCGGTCGCGAGCGAGGCGGGGGCATCGGCCATGCTGGTTTACCTCTTCATCTATGTCGCGATGAGCCTCGGCAGCTTCGTCGCGCTGCTGATGCTCAGGAGCGAGGAGGGCGGGCTCTACGAAACGTTCGGTGACATTCGCGGTCTTTCTGTCACGCAGCCCGCGATCGCCTGGTGCCTGCTGATCTTCATGTTCAGCCTCGCCGGGATTCCCCCGCTGCTCGGCTTCTACAGCAAGTTCGTGGTGTTCCAGGCGACGGTCGATGCGGGTCTCGTCGCGTTCGGCGCGATCGCCATCGCCGCGAGCGTCATCGGCGCGTTCTATTACATCAAGTTCGTCAAGGTGATGTTCTTCGACGAGCCGGTCGGCCTCGTCACGGGCAAGAGCGGGGGCGGGCACTGGGCGCTGCTGTTCCTGACCGCTGCGCTGCTTTCGCCGCTGGGCTACCTGTTGACGCCGTCGCTCAGCGATCTCGCCGACAAGGCCGCGGCTTCGCTGTTCTTCGCGGTTTGA